One window of Anaerolineales bacterium genomic DNA carries:
- a CDS encoding NAD-binding protein, whose protein sequence is MPKSRYPFDKHRLRHIQAGFRDTTILMREFRTPLLWFSSAVLGGGILYHFLSEKLNEPVYSLAESIYIVLISTFLQPPNREFPHHILLQAFHFLMPIVGLVALAQGLADFASLLFNRKSRNKEWEMAVASTMNNHIILVGLGHLGYRVAMKLHEMNENIAVIDLKANGDTVAAVRELDIPVIHDDATRPAALEAANIKDARTIILASQNDAMNLQIALKARSMNPKIQVVIRIFDEDFAHALQEQFGFVALSATEMAAPVFASAAAGVDVTNPISIEGQLLSLARLTINENSPLSNKTVGHIEDNYHLNVVLLRHDHRSEMHPTDKSELHAGDTIAVLGSSAQLQTLIQANE, encoded by the coding sequence ATGCCTAAATCCCGTTATCCCTTCGACAAGCATCGCTTGCGGCACATCCAGGCGGGTTTTCGCGATACCACCATCCTCATGCGGGAATTCCGGACGCCGTTGCTATGGTTCTCTTCGGCTGTATTGGGTGGCGGCATTCTATATCATTTTCTTTCGGAAAAATTGAATGAGCCGGTTTACTCCCTCGCCGAGTCGATCTACATCGTTTTGATCTCCACTTTTTTACAGCCGCCAAACCGCGAATTTCCGCACCATATCCTCCTGCAGGCCTTTCATTTTCTGATGCCCATCGTCGGCTTGGTCGCTCTCGCCCAGGGCCTGGCCGATTTTGCAAGTCTTCTCTTCAATCGAAAATCACGCAACAAGGAGTGGGAAATGGCAGTCGCCTCCACCATGAACAATCACATCATCCTCGTGGGGCTGGGTCATCTCGGCTACCGGGTAGCGATGAAACTGCACGAGATGAACGAAAACATCGCCGTGATCGATCTCAAAGCCAACGGGGACACTGTCGCCGCGGTGCGCGAACTCGACATCCCGGTCATTCATGACGATGCCACCCGTCCGGCCGCGCTCGAAGCGGCAAATATCAAGGACGCGCGCACGATCATCCTGGCGAGTCAGAACGACGCGATGAACCTGCAGATCGCGCTAAAGGCGCGCAGTATGAATCCGAAGATCCAGGTGGTCATCCGCATCTTCGATGAGGACTTCGCCCATGCCCTGCAGGAACAATTCGGTTTCGTCGCCTTGAGCGCAACAGAAATGGCGGCACCCGTCTTTGCCTCTGCCGCCGCCGGGGTGGATGTGACCAACCCGATCTCCATCGAAGGGCAATTGCTCAGCCTGGCAAGATTGACCATCAATGAAAATTCACCCCTTTCGAACAAAACCGTCGGTCATATCGAAGACAACTATCATTTGAACGTGGTCCTGTTACGCCACGACCATCGCTCCGAAATGCACCCGACGGATAAAAGCGAACTCCACGCCGGGGATACCATTGCTGTCCTTGGCAGTTCGGCGCAATTGCAAACCCTGATCCAGGCAAATGAGTGA
- a CDS encoding SpoIIE family protein phosphatase produces MELQIAVAKINKYAVSESGDTLEVIERPTGGLSVVLADGQTSGRGAKAVSMMVVRKVISLIAEGVRDGAAARAASDALFAERAGKVTCTLNIASVDLHSNTIVLTRNNPAPMFICRGENIDIHAEDSVPLGISRNVRPIITELTIEAGLTIVIFSDGISHAGERRGEPMDVRHTIRSLIEDQDPSPQELADSLLAQAVRLDDNRPADDISVLILRVSSLTGDNVRRMTVRLPIHA; encoded by the coding sequence ATGGAACTCCAGATCGCAGTTGCGAAGATCAACAAATACGCGGTATCTGAAAGCGGGGATACGCTTGAAGTGATCGAACGCCCCACCGGCGGGCTTTCTGTAGTGCTTGCCGATGGCCAGACCAGCGGTCGCGGCGCAAAAGCGGTTTCCATGATGGTGGTGCGCAAGGTGATCAGCCTGATCGCAGAAGGCGTGCGCGATGGAGCGGCAGCCAGGGCGGCATCGGATGCCCTCTTCGCCGAACGCGCGGGCAAAGTGACCTGCACCCTGAATATTGCGTCGGTCGATCTGCACAGCAACACGATCGTATTGACCCGGAACAATCCCGCCCCCATGTTCATATGCCGCGGCGAGAACATCGATATACACGCCGAAGACAGTGTTCCGTTGGGCATTTCACGCAATGTGCGTCCGATCATAACCGAACTCACCATCGAAGCGGGATTGACCATCGTCATCTTTTCCGACGGGATCAGTCACGCGGGAGAACGCCGCGGCGAACCGATGGACGTGCGCCACACGATTCGATCCCTGATCGAAGACCAGGACCCCAGCCCCCAGGAATTGGCAGATAGCCTTCTCGCCCAGGCTGTACGACTCGACGACAACCGCCCCGCCGACGATATCAGTGTTTTGATCCTGCGCGTCTCGTCGTTGACGGGGGACAATGTGCGGCGCATGACCGTCCGCCTGCCGATTCATGCCTAA
- the rpmF gene encoding 50S ribosomal protein L32, with protein sequence MTPHPKRKHSKGRRDRRRSQDALIAANLVTCSNCGNKRLPHVVCPNCGHFKGREVYEVKKEKKSSE encoded by the coding sequence ATGACACCCCATCCAAAGCGCAAACATTCGAAGGGCCGCCGCGACCGCCGCCGCTCTCAGGACGCATTGATCGCCGCGAACCTCGTCACCTGTTCCAACTGCGGGAATAAACGCCTGCCGCATGTGGTCTGCCCGAACTGCGGGCACTTCAAGGGGCGCGAAGTGTACGAGGTCAAGAAAGAAAAGAAATCCTCCGAATAA
- the fabD gene encoding ACP S-malonyltransferase: MKLDVKTTAFIFPGQGSQTVGMGKSLAGEFPETKKLFDEADSILGVSLSSLMWNGPEANLNDTVNTQPALFLHSIASFQTFTRLFPGFEPDSVAGHSLGELSALAAAGTLSFADGLRLVRKRGELMKRAGELAPGGMAAILGVDIPTLEKVCEEASTAEELVQVANDNCPGQVVISGAKAAVERAMAGAKVAGAKRALPLAVSIAAHSSLMDPIQAEWNQAVDSIAMNDPRIPVIGNVHASVLKTANDARSDIKAQMQSRVRWTDSVKAMNERGIKAFVEVGTGTVLGGLVKRIASEAANYPLGSPDDFKALE; this comes from the coding sequence ATGAAACTCGATGTAAAAACAACCGCCTTTATCTTTCCCGGTCAGGGATCGCAGACCGTCGGCATGGGCAAATCCCTTGCCGGGGAATTCCCCGAAACGAAAAAACTTTTTGATGAAGCCGATTCCATTTTGGGAGTTTCCCTCTCGAGCCTGATGTGGAATGGACCTGAAGCCAATTTGAACGACACGGTCAACACACAGCCCGCGCTTTTTCTTCATTCAATCGCCTCCTTTCAAACATTCACCCGCCTCTTTCCCGGGTTTGAGCCTGATTCTGTTGCCGGGCATTCGCTTGGCGAATTGTCGGCTCTCGCTGCTGCCGGAACCTTATCCTTCGCGGACGGGCTTCGTCTCGTCCGTAAACGCGGCGAGCTGATGAAGCGCGCCGGCGAACTGGCTCCCGGCGGGATGGCTGCGATATTGGGCGTGGATATCCCAACTCTCGAAAAAGTCTGTGAGGAGGCCAGCACCGCCGAAGAACTTGTGCAAGTGGCGAATGATAATTGCCCCGGCCAGGTGGTCATCTCCGGTGCGAAAGCTGCTGTGGAGCGCGCGATGGCTGGCGCAAAAGTTGCCGGGGCGAAGCGCGCTCTCCCGTTGGCGGTATCCATTGCCGCGCATTCTTCATTGATGGATCCCATTCAAGCAGAATGGAATCAGGCTGTGGATTCCATCGCGATGAACGACCCCAGGATTCCTGTCATCGGTAATGTGCATGCTTCAGTTTTAAAAACCGCCAATGACGCCCGTTCCGACATCAAAGCCCAGATGCAATCCCGCGTGCGATGGACGGATAGCGTAAAGGCAATGAATGAAAGAGGGATCAAGGCTTTTGTCGAAGTTGGGACAGGCACTGTATTGGGTGGTCTGGTCAAACGGATCGCCAGCGAAGCTGCAAATTACCCGCTCGGCAGCCCGGATGATTTCAAGGCGTTGGAATAG
- a CDS encoding pyridoxal phosphate-dependent aminotransferase, with protein sequence MKLSKLASEIAESPTLALNEEARLLKERGEAVINLGIGEPKNKTPFSAVLASGARLSSGEVKYTPPDGLPSMKKAVIRYTEENYNRLVAPENVIITNGAKQSLFNIFYSILNPQDEVIVIAPYWVSYPEMIRMCLGIPVVVTPEDGTFIPRFEDIERAMSSSTRAIIINSPNNPSGAIYPDSLIEKIVDLCEKKGIFMVCDDIYHKLTFDRNVATPAYAFTKNEIENSNIIVVNGVAKLYGMTGFRIGWVVAPRELIRVMTNVLAQTTSCVSPIAQAAAEGALNGLQSVVESLRLQIENNRNVLLQEMRSFSGARLIEPQGTFYALPDLRAFSNNSVEVSRFLLKKAMVVTVPGREFGMEGHIRISFAGSASEVTEGLARIRWALDMTSPNEIYIGDRKMIRDWN encoded by the coding sequence ATGAAACTCAGCAAACTGGCAAGTGAGATTGCCGAATCCCCGACCCTTGCATTGAACGAAGAGGCAAGGTTGTTGAAGGAACGCGGCGAGGCCGTGATCAACCTGGGAATCGGCGAACCAAAGAACAAAACGCCATTCAGCGCCGTACTGGCCTCCGGCGCAAGACTTTCGAGCGGCGAGGTCAAGTACACGCCGCCGGATGGATTGCCATCGATGAAGAAGGCGGTCATTCGCTACACGGAAGAAAACTACAACCGCCTCGTCGCCCCGGAAAATGTGATCATCACCAATGGGGCGAAGCAATCGCTCTTCAATATTTTCTATTCCATCCTAAACCCGCAGGACGAAGTGATCGTGATCGCGCCGTATTGGGTTTCCTACCCCGAAATGATCAGGATGTGCCTGGGAATCCCCGTGGTGGTCACGCCCGAGGATGGAACCTTCATTCCCCGCTTCGAGGATATCGAACGGGCGATGTCCTCCTCCACGCGCGCGATCATCATCAACAGCCCGAACAACCCCTCCGGGGCGATATACCCGGACAGTTTGATCGAGAAGATCGTGGATCTATGCGAGAAGAAGGGCATCTTCATGGTCTGCGACGACATCTATCATAAATTGACCTTCGACAGGAATGTCGCCACGCCCGCCTATGCATTCACAAAGAACGAAATCGAAAACTCGAATATCATCGTGGTCAACGGAGTCGCGAAACTGTACGGAATGACCGGCTTCCGGATCGGATGGGTGGTCGCGCCGCGCGAGTTGATCCGGGTGATGACCAACGTCCTTGCGCAGACAACTTCATGCGTATCACCCATTGCACAGGCAGCTGCTGAAGGCGCGTTGAACGGTTTGCAATCGGTCGTGGAATCGCTGCGATTGCAAATCGAGAATAACCGCAATGTGTTATTGCAGGAAATGAGGTCCTTCTCTGGCGCACGACTGATCGAGCCTCAAGGAACGTTCTACGCGCTCCCGGACCTGCGCGCGTTCAGTAATAACTCTGTCGAGGTCTCCCGCTTCCTGTTGAAGAAGGCAATGGTGGTCACCGTTCCCGGGAGGGAATTCGGCATGGAGGGGCACATCCGCATATCGTTCGCCGGATCGGCGTCCGAAGTGACCGAGGGTCTGGCGCGCATCCGCTGGGCGCTCGACATGACCTCTCCGAACGAGATTTACATCGGCGATAGGAAAATGATTCGAGATTGGAATTAA
- the pckA gene encoding phosphoenolpyruvate carboxykinase (ATP) produces MSNLLNIKTPAESVAQARKADFNLSNHGVGNLRLAYWNLSMEALYEEAVFRSEGVTSSGGAFVAHTGKHTGRSANDKFTVRHADSENHIWWGTYNKPFDSEKFEGLYTRLLGYYQSKDIFVQDVYVGADENYRLPIRFVTEYAWHSMFIRNMFIPPQTLEEYKRFVPEFTVVSAPGYKASPSVDGTAGETFIVLNYERKLAIVGNTAYAGELKKSIFTLLNYLLPLQGVMSMHCSANVSPDDPNDVALFFGLSGTGKTTLSADPKRRLIGDDEHGWSDDGVFNYEGGCYAKVIGLSEAAEPQIYATTKMFGTILENVPFDPVTRKIDLNDESITENTRASYPLEFIANAVPEKKAGHPKNIIFLTCDANGVMPPIAKLTTPQAMYQFISGYTAKLAGTEAGLGKEPSITFSACFGGPFMVHHPSRYAELLRNKIERYNVKCWLVNTGWVGGPYGVGKRISIKHTRALLNAALNGKLDHVKFKKDPIFGFEVPMTCPDVPDEVLDPSASWGDKAEYDRRYKDLASRFIQNFAKFTDETSQDVIEAGPKL; encoded by the coding sequence ATGAGCAATCTGCTTAATATCAAGACTCCGGCTGAATCCGTCGCACAGGCTAGGAAGGCGGACTTCAACCTTTCGAATCACGGAGTGGGGAATCTGCGACTCGCCTATTGGAACCTCTCGATGGAAGCGCTGTACGAGGAGGCGGTATTTCGCAGCGAGGGAGTTACCTCATCGGGCGGCGCTTTCGTGGCTCATACCGGCAAGCATACGGGGCGTTCCGCGAATGATAAGTTCACGGTCCGGCATGCCGACTCGGAGAATCACATCTGGTGGGGGACCTATAACAAGCCTTTTGACAGCGAAAAGTTCGAAGGACTATACACCCGGCTGTTGGGCTATTATCAAAGCAAGGATATTTTTGTACAGGATGTATACGTCGGCGCGGACGAGAATTATCGCCTGCCGATCCGATTCGTCACCGAGTATGCCTGGCACAGCATGTTCATCCGCAACATGTTCATCCCGCCGCAGACTCTCGAGGAATACAAGCGTTTCGTCCCGGAATTTACCGTGGTCAGCGCGCCGGGATATAAAGCCAGCCCCTCTGTGGATGGCACCGCGGGCGAGACGTTTATCGTCCTTAACTATGAACGCAAGCTGGCAATCGTCGGGAACACCGCCTATGCGGGCGAACTGAAGAAATCCATCTTCACTTTGCTGAATTATCTTCTGCCGCTGCAGGGAGTGATGTCCATGCATTGCTCGGCGAACGTCAGCCCGGACGACCCGAACGATGTGGCTTTGTTCTTCGGGTTGAGCGGAACCGGCAAAACGACTCTTTCCGCGGACCCAAAACGCCGCCTCATCGGGGACGATGAACACGGCTGGAGCGACGACGGAGTCTTCAACTACGAGGGCGGATGCTATGCAAAGGTCATCGGGCTTTCCGAGGCCGCCGAACCCCAAATTTATGCCACCACGAAAATGTTCGGAACGATCCTTGAGAATGTTCCATTCGACCCGGTGACGCGCAAGATCGACCTCAACGATGAATCGATCACGGAAAATACCCGCGCATCGTATCCCCTTGAATTCATCGCGAACGCCGTCCCGGAGAAAAAGGCCGGGCATCCGAAGAACATCATCTTTCTTACGTGCGATGCGAACGGCGTCATGCCACCGATCGCAAAGTTGACCACGCCACAGGCGATGTATCAATTCATTTCGGGGTATACCGCCAAACTCGCAGGGACCGAGGCGGGGCTCGGCAAAGAGCCCTCGATCACGTTCTCCGCCTGCTTCGGCGGTCCGTTCATGGTGCATCATCCTTCCAGGTATGCGGAACTGCTTCGAAACAAGATCGAACGCTACAACGTGAAGTGCTGGCTGGTCAACACCGGCTGGGTGGGCGGACCTTACGGGGTGGGGAAGCGTATTTCCATCAAACATACGCGCGCCCTGCTCAATGCGGCGTTGAATGGGAAACTCGATCACGTGAAGTTCAAGAAAGATCCCATCTTCGGCTTCGAAGTGCCAATGACCTGCCCGGATGTGCCCGACGAAGTCCTCGATCCGTCCGCTTCATGGGGTGATAAAGCGGAATATGACCGGCGATACAAAGACCTCGCCTCGCGCTTCATCCAGAACTTTGCAAAATTCACGGACGAAACCTCGCAGGATGTGATCGAGGCGGGACCGAAGCTATAA
- a CDS encoding isoprenylcysteine carboxylmethyltransferase family protein yields MSRSKLLMTVLSRLFGGAIMFALLFFLPAGTWRYWQAWMYIGILFIPMLFVLAYFMKNDPDLLERRMRMREERSEQRRIIGLSALTFILAYIIPGFDIRFGWSNMPAWISILAGVILFLSYLLVFRTMQVNSFLSRVIEVAENQKVVDTDVYGWVRHPMYVGMTILYVVSPIVLGSWWAVIPALVIIPVIVFRILDEEKALENELAGYKEYKQKVRYRLIPFVW; encoded by the coding sequence ATGTCCCGCTCAAAGCTGTTGATGACCGTCCTCAGCCGCCTGTTCGGCGGTGCGATCATGTTCGCGCTCTTGTTCTTTCTCCCGGCAGGTACGTGGAGATACTGGCAGGCATGGATGTACATCGGCATCCTGTTCATTCCGATGCTCTTTGTGCTAGCCTATTTCATGAAGAACGACCCGGACCTGCTGGAACGCCGGATGAGGATGCGCGAAGAACGCAGCGAGCAGCGCCGGATCATCGGTCTCTCCGCGCTGACGTTCATCCTTGCCTATATCATTCCGGGGTTCGATATCCGCTTCGGCTGGTCGAACATGCCAGCATGGATATCGATCCTCGCCGGTGTGATATTGTTCCTCAGCTATCTGCTCGTCTTCCGCACCATGCAGGTCAACAGTTTTCTTTCCCGCGTGATCGAAGTGGCGGAGAATCAAAAAGTCGTTGATACCGACGTATATGGTTGGGTCCGTCACCCGATGTATGTCGGTATGACCATTCTATACGTGGTTTCACCTATTGTTCTTGGCTCATGGTGGGCGGTGATTCCCGCGCTGGTCATCATCCCCGTCATTGTTTTCCGTATTTTGGATGAAGAAAAAGCCCTGGAAAATGAGTTGGCAGGATATAAAGAGTACAAGCAGAAGGTCAGGTATCGTTTGATCCCGTTCGTATGGTGA
- a CDS encoding helix-turn-helix transcriptional regulator — MAIQILTTKFYIPPLPSKVVVRSRLIKQLTDGLSMGHKLTLISASAGFGKTTLVREWIASCGRPIAWLSLDEGDNDLTRFLNYLIAALQTTVPTIGVEVLRMLQSAQLPPIESILTIFLNEIASLPDNIIIVLDDYHVIEDKEVRKALIFLLEHLPPQIHLVITTREDPNLPLARLRARGQLTELRATDLRFTNSEAAEFLNQGMGLNLSEDDVAALEARTEGWIAGLQLAAISMQGHKDTSNFIKSFTGSHHFVLDYLVEEVLHRQTERVQNFLLCTSILDRMSGPLCDAVLLDSSASGRDTLDQLEHNNLFINPLDNERSWYRYHHLFGGLLRQRLGRSRTPEEIAGYHLRASEWYEKNDDPTQAFHHAVSAGDLNRAAMLAERHWLGMNESFQNTAWLGWVKQLPEGVIRSRPVLCVQMAWSFMNNGDVNASESRLQDAEHVLDGPPEKIVFVEDAQFRSVRARIAFARAYNAQALGNASATMKFAEQALQLTPDENDYLHAQTNAILTSAYWANGDLDAACNSMSDWIANSQKAGNFLFAIASASGKADILKEQGHLRDVLRTYQQSLQLASEHEAVSQSIIAHHYLGLAMLYHELKDDESAAQHFQKSLELGPYSFLHDWTYRKCLAQSRMKESEGDLDSALDLLDDAKLYYVRSLIPNTQPVDAIQARIHLKQGRLPKAEEWVRERGLSAKDDLGYLREFEHITLARVLIAEYQNNREKQIILEGLHLLERLLTAAENQNRMGSALQILMVTALAHHAAGSTPQAFASLERSLHLAQPEGYFRTFVDEGEPMQALLSAFQTWIEKQPGSQYQELRGYTGKLLSAFAQPTGTAKQASDLVEALSPRELEVLRLIAQGLSNNEISKKLFLALNTVKGHNRIIFDKLQVQNRTEAVARARELGLL, encoded by the coding sequence ATGGCTATCCAAATTCTGACCACCAAATTCTACATCCCACCCCTTCCTTCCAAAGTAGTAGTCCGTTCCCGCTTGATCAAACAACTTACAGATGGATTATCTATGGGTCATAAATTGACCCTTATCTCCGCCTCTGCCGGTTTTGGCAAAACCACATTGGTCAGAGAATGGATCGCCAGTTGTGGGAGACCCATCGCGTGGCTGTCATTGGATGAAGGGGATAACGACCTCACACGCTTTCTGAACTACCTCATTGCGGCTTTACAGACGACCGTCCCAACGATTGGGGTGGAAGTGCTGCGCATGCTTCAATCCGCTCAGCTACCACCAATCGAATCGATCCTGACGATTTTTCTCAATGAAATTGCCAGCCTCCCCGATAACATTATCATTGTCCTGGACGACTACCATGTGATTGAAGACAAAGAGGTTCGCAAGGCTCTGATCTTCCTGTTGGAGCATCTGCCGCCACAAATCCACCTGGTGATCACTACGCGCGAAGATCCGAATCTTCCGTTGGCCCGATTACGAGCCCGTGGTCAATTGACCGAATTGCGCGCCACTGACCTGCGATTCACCAATTCCGAAGCTGCCGAATTTCTCAACCAGGGAATGGGATTAAACCTTTCCGAGGATGATGTCGCCGCATTGGAAGCCCGAACGGAAGGCTGGATCGCCGGCTTGCAACTCGCTGCCATTTCGATGCAGGGGCATAAAGACACCAGCAACTTCATAAAATCTTTCACCGGCAGTCATCATTTCGTGCTGGACTATCTCGTGGAAGAGGTCTTGCACCGACAAACTGAACGGGTCCAGAATTTCCTGCTTTGCACTTCCATCCTTGACCGCATGAGTGGTCCTCTTTGCGATGCCGTACTGCTTGATTCGTCGGCATCTGGGCGGGATACTCTGGACCAGCTTGAGCACAATAACCTTTTCATCAATCCGCTTGATAATGAGAGAAGTTGGTATCGGTATCATCATCTTTTTGGAGGTTTGTTGCGCCAACGGCTGGGACGAAGCCGAACACCCGAAGAGATCGCCGGATATCACCTCCGCGCCAGCGAATGGTACGAGAAGAACGATGACCCAACTCAGGCATTCCACCATGCTGTTTCTGCTGGCGATCTCAATCGAGCAGCAATGTTGGCAGAAAGACATTGGCTGGGAATGAATGAAAGTTTTCAGAATACTGCGTGGCTTGGCTGGGTGAAGCAGCTGCCGGAAGGGGTGATCCGTTCCCGCCCGGTACTCTGCGTTCAAATGGCATGGTCCTTTATGAATAATGGAGACGTGAACGCGAGCGAGTCCCGGCTTCAGGATGCAGAACACGTTTTAGATGGTCCACCAGAGAAGATCGTTTTTGTAGAAGACGCCCAATTTCGATCTGTGCGGGCAAGGATTGCCTTTGCACGCGCATACAATGCTCAGGCATTGGGCAACGCGTCAGCTACCATGAAATTTGCAGAACAGGCACTTCAACTCACTCCAGATGAAAACGATTATTTGCACGCCCAAACAAATGCGATTCTAACCAGTGCATATTGGGCAAACGGCGATCTGGATGCCGCCTGCAACTCCATGAGCGACTGGATCGCGAACTCACAGAAGGCTGGCAATTTCCTGTTTGCCATTGCCAGCGCTTCTGGAAAAGCGGATATCCTGAAGGAGCAGGGACATCTCCGTGATGTGTTAAGAACCTATCAACAATCATTGCAGCTTGCTTCCGAGCACGAAGCCGTGTCGCAGAGCATCATTGCGCATCATTATTTGGGCTTGGCGATGTTGTACCATGAATTGAAAGACGACGAGTCTGCCGCGCAACACTTTCAAAAGAGCCTGGAATTGGGTCCATACTCGTTCTTGCATGACTGGACTTATCGTAAGTGTCTGGCACAGTCGCGGATGAAGGAATCGGAGGGTGATCTCGATTCGGCGCTCGATCTTTTGGATGACGCCAAACTTTATTATGTCAGGTCCCTCATTCCAAATACACAACCTGTGGATGCCATCCAGGCGAGAATTCACCTCAAGCAGGGACGATTGCCCAAAGCAGAGGAATGGGTACGTGAGCGGGGGCTTTCTGCGAAAGATGATCTTGGTTATTTGCGTGAGTTCGAACACATTACACTGGCGCGGGTGCTGATCGCCGAGTATCAGAACAATCGGGAAAAACAAATCATTCTTGAGGGGCTGCACTTATTGGAACGCCTTTTGACCGCAGCGGAGAATCAAAACAGAATGGGCAGTGCGCTCCAAATTCTGATGGTGACGGCTCTTGCCCACCATGCGGCTGGCAGCACACCCCAGGCATTCGCTTCTCTGGAGCGATCCTTGCACCTGGCGCAGCCCGAAGGCTACTTCCGGACTTTTGTCGATGAAGGCGAACCCATGCAGGCATTGCTTTCTGCCTTTCAAACGTGGATCGAAAAGCAGCCAGGCAGCCAGTATCAGGAACTGCGCGGTTACACCGGAAAACTCCTGTCAGCGTTTGCCCAACCGACGGGCACCGCCAAACAAGCTTCGGACCTGGTCGAAGCGTTGAGTCCACGTGAGTTGGAAGTGCTGCGTCTCATCGCCCAGGGACTCTCAAATAATGAGATCAGCAAAAAACTTTTCCTGGCATTGAACACGGTCAAGGGGCACAATCGGATTATTTTCGACAAATTGCAGGTCCAAAATCGAACCGAAGCCGTTGCCCGCGCCCGCGAATTGGGTCTCCTGTAA
- a CDS encoding DUF4386 domain-containing protein, with the protein MTNKDNQKTDPGQPAVFQIRIKGHLNEQWVDWFEGMNITLEEDGNTLLTGPVIDQAALHGLLRKVRDAGMTLISVNQFYLTKGERSMETKVNTYRTTAKVVGALYILGFVVGIAGSMLGTPGQLETVPARSMMIAIGGLLWVLAAAGDAAHGVMMFPILKQSNERIALGYFAARTVEAAIIAISALFILLQIPLGVEFIKASASETSYFQSLSALFAQSQAYTYQIGMVALGMAGLTLCYGLSRAKLVPQLFVIWGFIGYVSFLGGSMLEILGFNLQLLHTLPGGLWEMSIGVWLIVKGFNSAAFVSESVK; encoded by the coding sequence ATGACGAATAAAGACAACCAAAAAACTGACCCAGGTCAGCCAGCCGTTTTTCAAATCCGAATCAAAGGACACCTGAACGAGCAATGGGTGGATTGGTTCGAGGGCATGAACATCACCCTGGAAGAGGACGGCAATACACTGTTGACGGGTCCCGTGATCGATCAGGCTGCTTTACACGGATTGCTAAGAAAAGTACGTGATGCAGGCATGACGTTGATATCGGTCAATCAATTTTATTTAACCAAAGGAGAAAGAAGCATGGAAACAAAAGTTAACACATACAGAACGACAGCAAAAGTGGTAGGCGCACTATACATTTTGGGATTCGTTGTGGGAATTGCGGGATCAATGCTTGGTACACCCGGTCAGCTTGAGACGGTTCCTGCCAGGAGCATGATGATCGCAATTGGCGGATTGCTTTGGGTGCTCGCCGCAGCTGGTGACGCCGCTCATGGGGTGATGATGTTCCCGATTTTGAAGCAAAGTAACGAACGCATCGCACTCGGTTATTTCGCTGCCCGAACCGTGGAAGCCGCCATTATTGCAATCTCGGCTTTGTTTATTCTGCTCCAAATTCCACTGGGCGTTGAATTCATAAAAGCCAGTGCATCCGAAACTTCCTACTTTCAATCCCTGAGCGCGCTGTTCGCGCAATCACAGGCGTACACCTATCAGATCGGCATGGTTGCCCTGGGGATGGCTGGCTTGACGCTATGCTACGGTCTCTCTCGGGCAAAATTGGTTCCGCAGTTATTTGTCATCTGGGGCTTCATTGGATACGTGAGCTTTCTGGGCGGGTCCATGCTGGAAATCCTGGGATTCAATCTACAACTGCTCCACACACTTCCAGGCGGATTGTGGGAGATGTCCATCGGGGTTTGGCTGATCGTCAAGGGCTTCAACTCTGCTGCATTCGTTTCAGAGTCCGTAAAATAA